Proteins encoded within one genomic window of Onychostoma macrolepis isolate SWU-2019 chromosome 11, ASM1243209v1, whole genome shotgun sequence:
- the ccdc3b gene encoding coiled-coil domain-containing protein 3: MGTLLALILALSLSASWGCQMPQDWRPQTEACRAELAEIIVFAKVLALHKESYSVYNYLPWQYDTDLFFSAEIELLCDQAWGSMLEVPAGSRFNVSGLGYFPCYTYSVMENNSYYFFLRMDENYSIIPHGVNFQDPIFPDTLENHRMFASLFQFSNCTAGTQVHMYTPDWEVQEDNRLWCSNVQKALFEEEEKVRNLSQKVKVLEKANNHLRDKVKNMKRLLRQAKRETKEPVQSFKQLHEAEPELPHPQQDTTQDQKPTLRKILPKKA; encoded by the exons ATGGGCACTCTACTGGCATTAATATTAGCGCTTTCCCTGAGCGCATCATGGGGATGCCAAATGCCCCAAGACTGGAGACCTCAGACGGAAGCGTGCCGCGCAGAGCTGGCGGAGATCATAGTCTTTGCCAAAGTGCTCGCTCTCCATAAAGAGTCTTACAGCGTGTACAACTACCTGCCGTGGCAGTATGACACGGATCTATTCTTCTCCGCGGAGATCGAGCTGCTATGCGATCAGGCATGGGGCAGCATGCTGGAAGTGCCAGCCGGGTCCAGGTTCAATGTCAGCGGGTTGGGATATTTCCCCTGCTACACCTACAGTGTCATGGAGAACAACTCATACTATTTCTTTTTAAG AATGGATGAAAACTACAGCATCATTCCACATGGAGTCAACTTCCAGGACCCCATCTTCCCTGACACGCTGGAGAACCATCGTATGTTTGCCAGCTTGTTCCAGTTTTCCAACTGCACAGCTGGCACACAGGTTCACATGTACACCCCAGACTGGGAGGTACAGGAGGACAACAGA CTATGGTGCTCCAACGTGCAGAAGGCCTTATTTGAGGAGGAAGAGAAAGTCAGAAACCTCTCTCAGAAAGTAAAGGTCCTGGAGAAAGCCAACAATCACCTGAGGGACAAGGTGAAGAACATGAAACGTCTCTTGAGGCAGGCCAAACGTGAGACTAAAGAGCCGGTTCAAAGCTTCAAACAGCTTCACGAAGCTGAACCAGAGTTACCACATCCACAACAGGACACCACCCAGGATCAAAAACCCACTCTCAGGAAAATCCTGCCCAAAAAAGCTTAA